A region from the Benincasa hispida cultivar B227 chromosome 12, ASM972705v1, whole genome shotgun sequence genome encodes:
- the LOC120067230 gene encoding receptor-like kinase TMK4, which translates to MGSLNPILSLSTLTLFLSLLSAAADDAAVIQKLAAAVSPTPTGWSTNTPFCSWKEIRCDSSNRVTSINLASKSLSGVLPSDLNSLSQLTSLSLQRNSFTGPIPSFANLSFLQSLYLDNNNFSSVSPGAFQGLTSLQILSLTQNVNLASWSIPTELTQASSLVSFYAGNANLVGSLPDFFDSFSSLQELRLSYNNLTGVLPKSLGGSGIKSLWLNNQLIGLSGSIDLLSSMTQLAQVWLQKNQFTGQIPDFSKCESLFDLQLRDNQFTGIVPPSLMSLSSLSNVSLDNNKLQGPLPVFDSRVQATFSSVNRFCKTTPGPCDAQVSVLLAVAGAFGYPISLADAWEGNNACQDWSFVVCTVGKVTTVNFAKQHLVGVISPAFGNLTSLKNLYLNDNNLVGEIPESLTMLSQLQNLDVSNNNLSGQIPKFATTVRLITKGNPLLGTSLSPGNGGHDGGAGGGKIDSNGTNIDGKTSGSSNGSSVSAGVIVGVVIAVVVFVAIFLFVGFKCYVSNRHKKFGKVNNPENGKEIVKSDAGSGLNGYAGVPSELQSQSSEDFSNDINVFEGGNVAISIQVLKQVTNNFSEDNVLGRGGFGVVYKGELHDGTKIAVKRMESGAMGTKGMSEFQAEIAVLTKVRHRHLVALLGYCINGNERLLVYEYMPQGTLTQHLFDWQENGYPPLTWKQRITIALDVARGVEYLHSLAQQSFIHRDLKPSNILLSDDMRAKVADFGLVRNAPDGKYSVETRLAGTFGYLAPEYAATGRVTTKVDVYAFGVVLMEIITGRKALDDTMPDERSHLVTWFRRVLIMKENIPKAIDQALNPDEESMESILKVAELAGHCTAREPHQRPDMGHAVNILGPLVEQWKPTSQHEEETDGIDLHMSLPQALQRWQANEGTSTMMFSDISYSQTHTSIPSKPSGFADTFDSMDCR; encoded by the exons ATGGGTTCTCTCAACCCTATCCTCTCTCTCTCCACCTTAACCCTCTTCCTTTCCCTCCTCTCCGCCGCCGCAGACGACGCCGCTGTCATCCAGAAGCTCGCCGCCGCCGTCTCCCCGACCCCCACCGGCTGGTCCACCAACACCCCTTTCTGCAGCTGGAAAGAAATCCGCTGCGACTCTTCAAACAGAGTCACCTCCATTAACTTAGCTTCCAAATCTCTCTCCGGCGTCCTTCCTTCCGATCTCAACTCCCTCTCTCAGCTcacttctctctctcttcaacGCAACTCCTTCACCGGTCCAATCCCTTCCTTTGCTAATCTCTCTTTCCTTCAATCTCTTTATCTCGACAACAATAATTTCTCCTCTGTTTCTCCTGGTGCCTTCCAAGGCCTTACTAGCTTGCAGATTCTGAGTCTGACCCAGAATGTTAATCTTGCTTCTTGGTCCATTCCGACTGAGTTGACTCAGGCTTCTAGTTTGGTTAGTTTCTATGCTGGCAATGCCAACCTTGTTGGGTCTTTGCCGGATTTCTTCGATTCCTTTTCTAGTTTGCAGGAGCTTCGTCTTTCTTACAACAATCTTACTGGCGTTTTGCCCAAATCTCTCGGTGGATCTGGGATTAAGAGCTTGTGGTTGAACAATCAGCTAATTGGGTTGTCGGGTTCTATTGATTTGTTATCGTCTATGACTCAATTAGCTCAGGTTTGGCTTCAGAAGAATCAGTTCACAGGGCAGATTCCAGACTTTTCCAAGTGTGAAAGTTTGTTTGATCTTCAGCTTCGTGATAATCAGTTTACTGGGATTGTTCCTCCTTCTCTTATGAGCCTTTCTAGCTTGTCGAATGTTAGTTTGGATAACAATAAGCTTCAGGGGCCATTGCCTGTGTTTGATTCAAGAGTTCAGGCGACTTTTAGTAGTGTCAATAGGTTTTGTAAGACGACGCCAGGGCCGTGTGATGCTCAGGTTTCGGTGCTTCTTGCGGTTGCCGGGGCGTTTGGGTACCCGATTTCGCTGGCAGATGCTTGGGAAGGAAATAATGCTTGCCAGGATTGGAGCTTTGTGGTTTGTACTGTAGGGAAGGTTACTACTGTTAACTTCGCAAAGCAGCATTTGGTGGGAGTGATCTCTCCTGCATTTGGAAACTTGACGAGTTTGAAGAATTTGTATTTGAATGACAATAATTTGGTTGGCGAGATACCGGAGAGTTTGACGATGTTGTCACAACTTCAGAATCTCGATGTTTCGAACAACAATTTGAGTGGACAGATACCTAAGTTTGCTACAACAGTTCGCTTGATCACGAAGGGTAATCCTTTGCTTGGGACTAGTTTGAGCCCTGGAAATGGAGGACATGATGGTGGAGCTGGAGGTGGAAAGATTGATTCCAATGGCACCAACATTGATGGGAAAACTTCAGGATCTTCCAATGGATCCTCCGTTTCAGCTGGTGTGATTGTTGGTGTTGTCATTGCTGTCGTTGTTTTTGTTGCTATTTTTCTGTTTGTTGGCTTCAAATGTTATGTAAGCAACAGGCATAAGAAGTTTGGGAAAGTGAATAATCCTGAAAATGGCAAGGAGATTGTGAAGAGTGATGCAGGGAGTGGCTTGAACGGTTATGCTGGAGTTCCAAGTGAGCTGCAAAGCCAGAGTAGTGAGGATTTTAGCAATGATATTAATGTTTTCGAGGGCGGAAATGTGGCCATCTCGATACAAGTTTTGAAGCAGGTGACGAACAACTTTAGTGAGGATAATGTGTTGGGAAGGGGAGGATTTGGAGTTGTATACAAAGGAGAGTTACATGATGGTACTAAAATTGCTGTGAAAAGGATGGAATCTGGGGCAATGGGTACCAAAGGAATGAGTGAGTTTCAAGCGGAAATTGCTGTGCTTACCAAAGTTAGGCATAGACATTTGGTTGCTCTTTTGGGTTATTGCATCAATGGCaatgagaggttattggtaTATGAGTACATGCCTCAAGGGACATTGACTCAACATTTGTTTGATTGGCAAGAGAATGGTTATCCTCCTCTTACTTGGAAGCAAAGAATTACAATTGCTTTAGATGTGGCAAGAGGAGTAGAATATCTACATAGCTTAGCCCAACAAAGTTTCATTCATAGAGACTTGAAACCTTCTAATATACTTCTTAGTGATGACATGAGAGCTAAGGTTGCTGATTTTGGTTTGGTTCGAAATGCACCCGACGGAAAATACTCTGTAGAAACTCGATTGGCCGGAACGTTTGGCTATCTTGCTCCCGAATATGCAG CAACAGGAAGGGTGACGACGAAAGTCGATGTATATGCATTTGGAGTAGTTTTGATGGAAATCATCACAGGTCGAAAAGCATTGGATGACACAATGCCGGACGAGCGATCTCATCTGGTCACATGGTTCCGAAGAGTGTTGATCATGAAAGAGAACATTCCAAAAGCGATCGATCAAGCTCTCAACCCAGACGAGGAGAGCATGGAGAGCATATTAAAGGTGGCAGAGTTAGCAGGACACTGCACAGCTCGCGAGCCACATCAAAGACCTGACATGGGCCACGCTGTCAACATCCTTGGCCCTCTCGTCGAGCAATGGAAACCTACGAGCCAACACGAAGAAGAAACGGATGGGATCGATCTGCACATGAGCCTACCTCAAGCTCTTCAAAGATGGCAAGCAAATGAAGGAACATCCACAATGATGTTCAGTGACATTTCTTACTCCCAGACCCACACAAGCATTCCTTCAAAACCTTCAGGATTTGCTGACACATTTGACTCCATGGATTGCAGATAG